One stretch of Enterobacter sp. RHBSTW-00994 DNA includes these proteins:
- the nirC gene encoding nitrite transporter NirC: protein MFTDTINKCAANAARIARLSQHNPLGFWVSSAMAGAYVGLGIILIFTLGNLLDPSVRPLVMGATFGIALTLVIIAGSELFTGHTMFLTLGVKAGTISHGQMWAILPQTWVGNLLGSIFVALLYSWGGGSLLPVDTSLVHTVALAKTTQPAMALFFKGALCNWLVCLAIWMAIRTEGAAKFIAIWWCLLAFIASGYEHSVANMTLFALSWFGHHGDAFTLSGIGHNLLWVTLGNTLSGAVFMGLGYWYATPKAERPTPANIATAPAKAHS from the coding sequence ATGTTTACAGACACCATTAATAAGTGTGCGGCGAATGCTGCGCGTATTGCACGGCTCAGCCAACATAATCCGCTCGGTTTCTGGGTCAGTTCCGCCATGGCGGGGGCTTATGTCGGCCTCGGGATTATATTAATTTTCACCCTCGGTAATTTGCTCGACCCGTCCGTTCGCCCTCTGGTGATGGGCGCAACCTTTGGTATCGCCTTAACCCTGGTCATTATCGCCGGATCTGAACTTTTTACCGGTCACACAATGTTCCTGACGTTGGGCGTAAAAGCAGGCACGATTAGCCACGGCCAAATGTGGGCTATCCTCCCACAGACCTGGGTCGGCAATCTGTTAGGTTCCATTTTTGTTGCCCTGCTTTATAGCTGGGGAGGTGGTAGCCTGCTGCCCGTGGATACCAGTCTTGTACATACTGTCGCACTGGCAAAAACCACGCAGCCTGCAATGGCGTTGTTCTTCAAAGGCGCGCTGTGTAACTGGCTGGTGTGTCTTGCTATCTGGATGGCAATCCGCACTGAAGGTGCAGCGAAATTCATCGCTATCTGGTGGTGCTTGCTGGCCTTCATTGCCTCTGGCTACGAGCACTCTGTGGCCAACATGACGCTGTTTGCGCTCTCCTGGTTTGGCCACCATGGCGATGCCTTCACCCTTTCGGGTATTGGGCATAACCTGTTGTGGGTAACACTGGGTAATACCCTTTCTGGTGCAGTGTTTATGGGGTTAGGTTACTGGTATGCTACCCCAAAAGCGGAGCGTCCGACTCCGGCAAACATCGCAACTGCACCGGCGAAAGCCCATTCTTAA
- the nirD gene encoding nitrite reductase small subunit NirD gives MSQWVNICNINDIVPATGVCALLGKEQVAIFRPRHDEQVFAISNIDPFFDASVLSRGLIAEHQGELWVASPLKKQRFRLRDGHCMEDESHSVKHYDVRVKDGKVQLRGE, from the coding sequence ATGAGCCAGTGGGTAAACATCTGCAATATTAACGATATCGTGCCTGCTACCGGCGTGTGCGCACTGCTGGGAAAAGAGCAGGTCGCTATTTTCCGCCCCCGCCACGATGAACAGGTTTTTGCCATCAGCAATATCGATCCTTTCTTCGACGCCAGCGTGCTCTCTCGCGGGTTGATCGCAGAGCATCAGGGTGAACTGTGGGTTGCCAGCCCACTGAAAAAACAGCGTTTCCGTTTACGTGACGGACACTGTATGGAAGATGAAAGCCACTCTGTGAAACACTACGACGTTCGCGTGAAGGACGGCAAGGTGCAGCTGCGAGGCGAGTAA
- the cysG gene encoding siroheme synthase CysG — MDHLPIFCQLRHRDCLLVGGGDVAERKARLLLEAGARLTVNALSFAPQFEAWAKEGMLTLSQGEFNESLLDTCWLTIAATDDDAVNQRVSDACETRRIFCNVVDAPKEASFIMPSIIDRSPLMVAVSSGGTSPVLARLLREKLEAVLPQHLGQVAHFAGQLRARVKKTFATVGERRRFWEKFFVNDRLAQSLANQDSKAVEETTERLLTEPLDHRGEVVLVGAGPGDAGLLTLKGLQQIQQADIVVYDRLVSDDIMNLVRRDADRVFVGKRAGYHCVPQEEINQILLREAQKGKRVVRLKGGDPFIFGRGGEELETLCDAGIPFSVVPGITAASGCSAYSGIPLTHRDYAQSVRLVTGHLKTGSELDWHNLAAEKQTLVFYMGLNQAATIQAKLQEHGMEDDMPVALVENGTAIQQRVVSGVLTQLGELAQQVESPALIVVGRVVNLRDKLNWFSNH, encoded by the coding sequence GTGGATCACCTGCCGATATTCTGTCAATTACGCCATCGCGACTGCCTGCTTGTCGGCGGCGGCGATGTCGCTGAACGCAAAGCGCGTCTGCTGTTAGAGGCAGGAGCCCGACTCACCGTTAACGCCCTCTCCTTCGCGCCGCAGTTTGAAGCCTGGGCGAAAGAAGGCATGCTCACCCTTTCTCAGGGCGAGTTTAACGAATCTCTGCTGGATACTTGCTGGCTAACCATCGCCGCTACGGATGACGATGCCGTTAACCAGCGCGTGAGCGATGCCTGCGAAACGCGGCGCATTTTCTGTAACGTAGTGGATGCCCCTAAAGAAGCCAGCTTTATCATGCCGTCGATCATCGACCGTTCCCCCCTTATGGTTGCCGTGTCATCTGGCGGGACATCTCCGGTACTGGCGCGCCTGTTGCGCGAAAAACTGGAAGCTGTGCTGCCCCAACACCTCGGTCAGGTCGCGCATTTTGCGGGTCAGTTACGTGCCAGAGTAAAGAAAACCTTCGCCACCGTCGGTGAACGTCGTCGTTTCTGGGAAAAGTTCTTCGTTAATGACAGGCTGGCACAATCATTGGCGAATCAGGATAGCAAAGCGGTTGAAGAGACCACCGAACGCTTGCTTACCGAGCCGTTGGATCATCGCGGTGAAGTGGTTCTGGTTGGCGCAGGTCCGGGCGATGCCGGATTACTGACGCTGAAAGGACTGCAGCAAATTCAGCAGGCAGACATCGTGGTATATGACCGTCTGGTATCTGATGACATCATGAATCTGGTGCGCCGCGACGCCGACCGCGTATTCGTAGGGAAACGTGCAGGCTATCACTGCGTGCCACAGGAGGAGATTAACCAGATCCTGTTGCGCGAGGCGCAAAAAGGAAAACGGGTAGTCCGGCTCAAAGGTGGCGATCCCTTTATCTTTGGCCGTGGTGGGGAAGAACTGGAAACGCTATGCGACGCGGGTATCCCATTCTCCGTTGTACCCGGTATCACAGCAGCTTCTGGTTGCTCCGCCTATTCCGGTATTCCGTTGACACACCGTGACTATGCGCAAAGCGTACGATTGGTCACAGGACACCTGAAAACGGGCAGTGAGCTGGACTGGCATAACCTGGCAGCAGAGAAACAGACACTGGTGTTCTACATGGGGCTGAATCAGGCCGCGACGATACAGGCAAAATTGCAGGAACACGGTATGGAAGATGATATGCCTGTCGCCCTGGTCGAAAACGGAACTGCCATTCAGCAACGCGTGGTGAGTGGCGTACTCACACAGCTCGGTGAACTGGCGCAACAGGTTGAAAGTCCGGCCCTGATTGTCGTTGGCCGCGTGGTCAACTTGCGCGACAAACTGAACTGGTTTTCGAATCACTGA
- the nirB gene encoding nitrite reductase large subunit NirB translates to MSKVRLAIIGNGMVGHRFIEDLLDKADAAQFDITVFCEEPRKAYDRVHLSSYFSHHTAEELSLVRDGFYEKHGVKVLVGERAITINRQEKVIHSSAGRTVFYDKLIMATGSYPWIPPIKGSETQDCFVYRTIEDLKAIESCARRSKRGAVVGGGLLGLEAAGALKNLGVETHVIEFAPMLMAEQLDHMGGDQLRRKIESMGVKVHTSKNTKEIVQEGTEARKTMRFADGSDLEVDFIVFSTGIRPRDKLANQCGLAVAQRGGIMINDACQTSDPDIYAIGECASWNNRVYGLVAPGYKMAQVAVDHILGNENTFEGADMSAKLKLLGVDVGGIGDAHGRTPNSRSYVYLDESKEVYKRLIVSQDNKTLLGAVLVGDTSDYGNLLQLVLNAIELPENPDALILPAHASSGKPSIGVDKLPDSAQICSCFDVTKGMLISAINKGCHTVAALKAETKAGTGCGGCIPLVTQVLNAELAKQGIEVNHNLCEHFSYSRQELYHLIRVEGIKTFDELLEKHGQGYGCEVCKPTIGSLLASCWNEYILKPEHTPLQETNDNFLANIQKDGTYSVIPRSAGGEITPEGLVAVGRIAREFNLYTKITGSQRIGLFGAQKDDLPEIWRQLIEAGFETGHAYAKALRMAKTCVGSTWCRYGVGDSVGFGVELENRYKGIRTPHKMKFGVSGCTRECAEAQGKDVGIIATEKGWNLYVCGNGGMKPRHADLLAADLDRETLLKYLDRFMMFYIRTADKLTRTASWLDNLDGGIDYLKSVIIDDKLGLNDHLEEEITRLREAVICEWTETVNTPSAQVRFKHFINSAQRDPNVQVVPEREQHRPATPYERIPVTLVEENV, encoded by the coding sequence ATGAGCAAAGTCAGACTCGCTATCATCGGTAACGGCATGGTCGGCCATCGCTTTATTGAGGATCTTCTCGATAAAGCGGATGCTGCCCAGTTCGATATTACCGTGTTCTGTGAAGAACCCCGCAAGGCGTACGACCGTGTGCACCTCTCTTCTTACTTTTCCCACCACACTGCCGAAGAGCTTTCTCTGGTACGTGACGGTTTTTACGAGAAGCATGGTGTAAAGGTGCTGGTTGGCGAACGAGCTATCACCATCAACCGTCAGGAAAAAGTGATCCATTCCAGCGCCGGGCGAACGGTCTTTTACGACAAACTGATCATGGCGACTGGCTCATACCCGTGGATCCCGCCAATCAAAGGCTCGGAAACTCAGGATTGCTTCGTTTATCGTACCATTGAAGACCTGAAAGCCATTGAATCTTGCGCACGTCGCAGCAAACGTGGTGCAGTTGTGGGTGGCGGTTTGTTAGGTCTTGAAGCGGCTGGTGCGCTGAAAAACCTTGGCGTTGAAACGCACGTGATCGAATTTGCCCCAATGCTAATGGCAGAGCAGCTTGACCACATGGGTGGAGATCAGTTGCGCCGTAAGATCGAAAGCATGGGCGTAAAAGTTCACACCAGCAAAAATACCAAAGAGATCGTGCAGGAAGGCACTGAAGCACGCAAAACGATGCGTTTTGCCGACGGTAGCGATCTGGAAGTCGATTTTATCGTCTTCTCTACCGGTATTCGCCCACGCGATAAGCTGGCAAACCAGTGTGGTCTGGCCGTTGCTCAGCGTGGCGGCATCATGATTAACGACGCTTGCCAGACCTCCGATCCGGACATCTATGCGATTGGCGAATGCGCCAGCTGGAACAACCGCGTGTACGGTCTGGTCGCACCAGGATACAAAATGGCGCAGGTCGCCGTGGACCATATCCTCGGCAACGAAAATACTTTTGAAGGCGCAGACATGAGCGCCAAGCTGAAACTGCTGGGCGTGGATGTGGGCGGTATCGGCGATGCGCATGGTCGCACCCCGAATTCGCGTAGCTACGTCTATCTCGATGAGAGCAAAGAAGTCTACAAACGCCTGATCGTCAGCCAGGATAATAAAACCCTGCTGGGTGCTGTTCTGGTGGGCGACACCAGCGATTACGGCAACCTGCTGCAGTTGGTCCTGAATGCCATTGAGCTGCCGGAAAACCCGGATGCTCTGATCCTCCCGGCGCACGCCTCCAGCGGCAAACCGTCTATCGGTGTGGATAAACTGCCGGACAGCGCGCAAATTTGCTCCTGCTTTGATGTCACTAAAGGCATGTTGATCTCTGCGATCAACAAAGGCTGCCATACCGTGGCAGCGCTGAAAGCCGAAACGAAAGCCGGTACGGGTTGCGGTGGGTGTATCCCACTGGTCACGCAGGTGCTGAATGCCGAACTGGCGAAACAGGGCATCGAAGTTAATCACAACCTGTGTGAGCACTTCTCTTACTCTCGTCAGGAGCTTTATCACCTGATCCGCGTTGAAGGTATCAAAACGTTCGACGAACTGCTGGAGAAACATGGGCAGGGTTACGGCTGTGAAGTCTGTAAACCGACCATTGGTTCCCTGCTGGCCTCCTGCTGGAATGAGTACATCCTTAAACCAGAACACACGCCGTTGCAGGAAACGAACGACAACTTCCTGGCCAACATTCAGAAAGACGGGACGTACTCGGTTATCCCGCGCTCTGCCGGGGGCGAGATCACCCCGGAAGGTCTGGTCGCGGTTGGCCGCATCGCACGTGAATTTAACCTGTACACCAAAATCACCGGTTCCCAGCGCATCGGGCTGTTTGGAGCGCAGAAAGATGACTTGCCAGAAATCTGGCGTCAGTTGATTGAAGCGGGCTTCGAGACGGGTCATGCCTATGCCAAAGCGCTGCGCATGGCAAAAACCTGTGTTGGTAGCACCTGGTGTCGTTATGGCGTTGGCGATAGCGTGGGTTTCGGCGTGGAGCTGGAAAACCGCTATAAAGGTATCCGCACACCGCACAAAATGAAGTTTGGTGTTTCCGGTTGTACCCGCGAATGTGCGGAAGCGCAGGGTAAAGACGTGGGTATCATTGCCACGGAAAAAGGCTGGAACCTTTACGTTTGTGGTAACGGCGGGATGAAACCACGCCACGCAGACCTGCTTGCCGCAGATCTCGATCGTGAAACCCTGCTGAAATACCTCGATCGCTTCATGATGTTCTACATTCGTACCGCCGATAAGCTGACCCGTACCGCCTCATGGCTGGATAACCTGGACGGCGGCATCGACTACCTGAAGTCAGTCATCATCGACGACAAACTGGGCCTGAACGACCACCTGGAAGAAGAGATTACGCGCCTGCGCGAGGCAGTAATTTGTGAATGGACCGAAACGGTAAATACACCGTCGGCACAGGTTCGCTTCAAACACTTTATCAATAGCGCCCAGCGCGACCCGAATGTCCAGGTTGTTCCTGAGCGCGAACAACACCGTCCGGCAACGCCATACGAGCGTATTCCAGTGACGCTGGTGGAGGAAAACGTATGA